GGCATCCCCATGGGCGCCATCTGCCTCGGCCCTCGCGTAATGGAGAGCGGGCGCATCACTCGCGGCGTCCACGGCAGCACCTTCGGCGGCAACCCCCTGGCCTGCGCAGCCGCGCTTGCTACCCTCGACATCATCGAACAGGAAGCCCTGCCCGAACGCGCAACCATCCTCGGCGAACACGCGCTGGAAAGGCTTCGAGCCATACCCAACCCACTTATCCGCGAAGTGCGTGGCAGAGGCCTCTTGATCGGCATCGAACTCACACGCCGCGCGCAGCCATATCTCGAAAAGCTCACCGAACGAGGCGTCATCGCCCTGCTCGCTGGCCCAAACGTCATTCGCTTGCTGCCACCCCTTGTGATAACCCTGGAGCAACTGGATCGCGTGCTGGACGTGGTAGAGGAAGTGGTAACAACGCAGCCGGTAGGGGCGAGTGCTGTGATGGATGCGGAGCGGGGGAGCTTGCTCCGCTCTGGGGAGTTAGGGGATCGCTCGCTCGATTCCCACCATATTGTACTCGAGACAGAGGAAGCCGGGTTAGATGCCTCGCTTACCAACCCCGCAATCTCTCTCCTGCACAACATGCTCACCATCCCCAGCTATTCGGGCCAGGAGAGCGCGCTTGCTCGCTATCTTGTCGAACAGGCGCAGCAGATGGGCCTGCATGCCACCGTCGATGAAACCGGCAATTTCATCGCCAGCACGCACCCTCTTGACTGCGATACGCACCAGCAGCCCATCATCCTGCTCGGTCACATGGATACCGTGCGCGGCTACATTCCCGTCAGACTACAGGATGGCGTTCTGTATGGACGAGGGGCCGTAGATGCCAAGGGTCCTTTAGCGGCCTTCATCTGTGCAGCCGCCCGCATTGCGAACGACATACCTGGCGATTCCATCCATCATCCAATCATCGTAATTGGAGCCGTTGAAGAGGAATCCGCGACCTCAAGGGGCGCGCGTGCAGTCCTCGAACGCTACCAGCCCATCGCCTGCATCATCGGCGAACCCAGCGGCAGCCAGGCCGTCACGATTGGCTACAAGGGCAGGTTGCTGGTCGAATATAGCCTGTCGCGTCCGGTCCATCACAGCGCGAGCCAGCAGTCGAACAGTAGCGAGACGGCCATCACCTTCTGGAACCGCGTTCATAACCATGCTATTGAATGGAATGAGCAGCATTCCTCACATTCCGCGTTCGCCGCCCTCATGCCCTCACTCAGGAGCATCAATAGCAGCCAGGACGGCTTAGAGGAACACACACGACTGCTGATCGGCTACCGGTTGCCGCCCGATTACGATATCGCCGGCTTGCGTGAAATGTTAGAGCAATGGGCACGTGAAGACGATGCCAGCATCAACTTCCATGGCGAAGAAGCTGCCTTTCAATCCACGCGCGCGACGCCCCTTGCGCGTGCCTTCATCTCCGCCATTCGCGCTGCCGGAGGTCAAGCCATCTTCAAACATAAAACCGGCACATCGGACATGAACGTTGTCGGCCCCATCTGGGGGCAAAACATCGTCGCCTATGGCTCCGGCGACTCGCGCCTGGACCATACGCCGCAGGAACATATCCAGATTTCCGAGTATCTGCAAGCCATTGACATCGTGCAAAGAGTGCTGGGGGAACTTGCGCTCAGGAAGGAAACATTGTTATGAGATCGCTCGCCATTCTTGACTCGACATTGCGTGAGGGAGAACAGTTTGCCGGCGCCTTCTTTACTCTGGAGCAGCGGCTCAACATCGCGCGTATGCTCGATGCCGTCGGTGTGTCATTCATAGAGGTTCCGTCGCCCATCAGCTCGCCTGGCATGCGGCAGGCCATACAATCGATTTGCAAGCCTGGCCTGCGGGCGCATATCGTAGCGCACGTGCGCTGTGTTGAGGCCGATGTCGAGGCCGCGCTGGAAACACCCGTTTACGGTCTGAACCTCTTCTACGGCACATCGGCGGAGTTACGCACGTTCAGCCATGGCCGCCGCGTCGACCAGATCATCGCCGATGCCGTGCCACTGATCCGGCGCATCCGCGCCGCCGGTCGCTACGTGCGCTTCTCCTCCGAAGATGCCTTTCGTAGCGACCTCGTCGATCTACTGACCGTTTTTGATGCCGTCGTCGATGCCGGCGTGCAGCGTATCGGCCTGCCCGATACCGTCGGCATTGCTTGCCCGCGCCAGGTGGAGCAGCTCGTGCGCCTCTGCGCGGAACGCTACCCACACGTCGGTATCGAATTTCACGGCCACAACGACACCGGCTGCGCCCTCGCCAATACCGTCGCGGCCCTCGAAGGAGGCGCGGACTGCCTCGATGTCACCGTACTGGGCATCGGCGAGCGCAACGGCATCGCCCCGCTCAGCGGCCTGATTGCGCAACTCTACATTCACTATCCCGAGCTGCTGGCAAACTATGATCTTACGCAACTGGCCCCGCTTGACCACTATGTCTCGGAGTGCCTCCAGCTTCCCATTCCTTTTAATATACCCATCACCGCCCCGGGCGCATTTACGCACAAGGCGGGTGTGCATACCCGCGCCGTACTGAGGAATCCACGCGCTTATGAGGTGCTTGATCCGGGCGATTTTGGCCTGATGCGCCAGGTCGTTGTCGGTTCTCCCATCACCGGTCGCCATGCCGTCGGCCATCGCGCCGCGACATTAGGTTTGCAGCTCAGCAATGACGAAATCTGCCATCTCACCCACGCCCTCAAAGAGCGGACCGAGCAGGGCAGCTTAAATTCAGATGAAGTCGATGCATTTATTCATGCATGGTATCAAGAGAAAGGAAGTGTCGCATGGGAACGTTAACCGAAGAAATCTTCAGTCGCAAAGCCGGTCGTACCGTAGAGCAGGGCGAGACGGTCGTCGTGGATGTTGACCACGTCATGAGCCACGATACCACGACGCCCCTGGCAATCCAGGCGTTTCGTAAATTATCGCAGCAAAATGGCGGGCGCGTCTTCGATGCGCGTCGCTCGCACATCGTATTTGATCATATCATTCCGGCTGCGACCATCCAGGCTGCCACCCTGCATCGCGATGTCCGCACCTTCGCGCGCGAGCAGGATATCGCCATCTTACAGGAAGGCATCTGCCACCAGGTCATGCCCGAACGCGGCTACGTCGTTCCCGGCGATATCATCGTCGGAGCCGACAGCCACACCTGCACCTACGGCGCGCTCGGCGCTTTTGCCACCGGCATGGGTTCTACCGATATCGGTGTCGCCTATGCCACCGGGCGCGCCTGGTTTCGCATCCCAACCACCATCAACGTGCGTCTCTCAGGAGCCCTGCCGCATGGCGTCTACACCAAGGATGTCACATTTGAAATCGTGCGTAGGATAGGCGTCGACGGGGCTAACTATCGCGCCATCGAATACACGGGCGACTTCATTGAGAACTGTTCGGTAAGCGAGCGCCTGACCCTCTGCAACATGGCGATTGAGATGGGCGGCAAGGCTGGCCTCGTCGCCGCCGATGAAACCACCCGTGAATGGCTGCGTGGCCGCACCGAACGCGATTATCCCATGCTCAGGCCGCGCAACCCGCGCTACGAAAGCATCGTCGAAATCGATGTCTCAACCTTGCAGCCGATGATCGCCTGCCCGCCGGATGTCAACAATGTCGTTCCCGTTGAATCGGTCGAACACGTCAAAATCGACCAGGTCTTTCTCGGCACCTGCACCAATGGTCGCCTTGACGACCTCGCCATCGCCGCGCGTATCTTACAGGGCAGGACTATCCATCCAGAAACCCGCATGGTCGTCATTCCCGCTTCGCGCGAGGTCTACCTGGAAGCAATGCGCCTCGGCTACCTGGAAACATTCGCGCAGGCCGGCGCCTCCATTGGCACCCCAGGTTGCGGCCCCTGCATCGGCCGGCACTTCGGCGTACTGGCCCCCGGCGAGCGCGCATTAACCACCATGAACCGCAACTTCACCGGTCGCATGGGCGACCCCACCGCCGAAATTTACCTCGGCAGTCCGGCCTCCGTCGCCGCCACCGCCCTGACCGGCCACATTACCGATCCCAGGAACTTCGTATAGCCATATATGACATGTTGATTATATCTTTTTGTACCCGTAGGGACAGGGCCTGGTGCCTGTGCTGCTATCCGAGGAGGACAGGCACGGGCTTTATCTCAATCAAACGAAAGGAACCAACCATCATGGGACGTATCTGGAAGCTTGGCGACAACGTCAACACTGATGTCATCATTCCTGGACGCTACAACGTCACAACCGACCGCGCGCAGCTGGCGCGTTATTGTCTCTGCGAAGTATTGCCCGAATTTGCCCAACAGGTGCGGGCAGGCGATATAGTCATGGCAGGCCACAACTTCGGTTGCGGCTCATCACGCGAACACGCTCCGGCAGCTATACAGGCCTGCGGCGTGCAGGTCGTCATAGCCCGTAGTTTCGCCCGTATCTTTTATCGCAACGCCGTCAATATCGGCTTGCCCGTCCTGATCTGTGAAGAGGCCGTGCTAAATAGCGCCGATGAGCAGGAAATGGAGGTCGATCTCGCGCGCGGCATCATTTCCAACCGAACCACCGGGCAGATCTTCCAGGCCGAGCCATTAGATCCCTTCGTCGCCCGCATCGTCGCGGCCGGTGGCATCATCGAATACATCCGCCAGGAAGGAACCCTGCGATGATCCCGAAGCTCTTCGCCAGGAAGGAGCCGCTCGCATTACCTCCAACCGTCTGCGTCGTCGCCGGAGATGATGCCGCGCCCGAAGTCATGCATCCTGCTGTGGAGACCCTTCGTCTGCTCGCTCCCGGCATATGCTTCACCGGGGCGCTCAGTGGTCGTGAGGCCCTGGAGCGATTCGGCGATGCATTTCCAAAAGAGACGCGGGAGGCAATAGATAGTGCCGACTGCACGCTCTTCGGCGCAAGCGGTGGCCCCAGCAGGCCCGTTCTCTGGTATCTACGCTGGGGTAAAGAAACCTATGTCAATATTCGCCCCGTGCGCTGGTATCCTGGTTACAACAGCCCGATGGGCCATCCCGAACGCATCGATTACGTCATCGTGCGCGATAACCTGGAAGGTATGTATCCGCCTCGCGAGGGCAATCTTGCGGAGCTTGCGGCCTTACCCAGCAGCACTACATGGTGGCAGGCTCCCCCGCTAGAAAAACGGGGGAGCTACGCCGTCCGCATCTACACAGAAGAACAGATGCATCGCATGGCCGTCGCCGCCTGCGAGTTAGCCCTGTACCGTCAGGTCAATGGCTATCCTGGCCGCGTAACCCTGGGCGCCAAATACTCGATATTGCCGCGCACCGATGGCCGCCTGCGCGAAATCGTGCGCGAAACCGTGCATTCATATCCCGGCCTGAGCTACCAGGAATTCCTCATCGACGACCTGGCCCGGCGTATGATTGCCGAACCCGAAACGCTCGACGTAGTCGTCCTCTCCAACGAGCATGGCGACATTCTTGCCGACGCCGCCAGTGGCAGTATCGGAGGCCTTGGACTCTCACCCAGCGCCTGCTGCGGCGAATACTACGCCTACTTCGAGCCTGTACACGGCTCCGCGCCCGATATCGCCGGCAAAGGCATCATTAATCCCACCGCCATGTTATTATCCGGCGCTATGCTGCTCGACTATCTCGGCTATAGCGAAGAGGCCCGCCGGCTGGAGCGGGCAATACAGCAGGTCTATCATGAAGGGGAGGTCTTGACGCGCGATCAGCGAGGGAATGCAGGAACGATGGAGTTTGTGGAGGCGGTGCGTAAGCATTTGGATTGATGGGATACTGTAGGGACAGCGCCTTCTCCGCTCGACTTGCTTGAGTGTGATAGCACGCCGCCCTGCCTGGGGCAGGCAACCGCGAACAAGCGGCGTTGGCGAGGCGGGTAGGTGCCAGGTGCCTGTCCTCATTGGGATCACTTATTCTCCGTCTCGACTGTTGAAGTTCATCATAAAATTGCCTTTAGCTTTCCATAAAGGATGGTCGATTCTGTCCTCTTTCCCGGTTATACTTAAACCAGAAACGTCGTTAAGTATCAACTACAGAGAAAGAGGAAAACAATCATGACCAACATGCAGATGAAACTCGAACTGGTTATTGTCCCCGTTTCCGATGTTGACCGCGCCAAGGCTTTTTATACCGAAAAGATCGGCTTTAACGCTGACTATGACTTTCAAGTCCGCGAGGGCCTACGTTTTGTCCAGTTAACTCCTCCCGGTTCCGCCTGCTCGATTGCCATTGGGGATGGGATTACAGATATGCAGCCCGGGTCGCAAAAAGGTCTGCAAATGGTGGTGGAGGACGTGAGAGCCATCCGCGAGGAACTGCTCAAACGAGGCACTGAGGTGAGCGAGGTCGATGTGCAGGATTGGGGGCATTTCGTCTACTTTAACGATCCCGATGGCAATCGCTGGTCCTTGCAGCAACTCCCCAGGCGTGGCTAACCAGCATTTAGAAGTTCATGGGCCAGATTCAGAAGTGGAAGAGAGCAAGCGATCTGTTCTCTTCCACTTCCGCGAGCTTGTTGAGCCAGCTACTCAACCCGCAATGGCCCACGCCTCACACCCTCCCGCATCTCATCCAACTCCCCGGCAGGCACATACTCCACCCACCAGGTAGCTCCCGCCTCGGCCAGCGACTTGATCAAGGCGCGGTCCTGTTCCCAATCATCGCCACGGCTCCGCCCACCCAACATAACCTCATATGATTTTGCCCGCTGCTGTTCGCTTCTATGACTTTCGATGAATGACTTGAGTTCGCGCACTTCATCAGGCGTCCAATCGCTGAAATCGCCTGACCCGTGTTGCTTATAGAGACAACACCCATCATAACGCGCCGCCCGCAGCGATGGCCCTTTCAGCGGCCAGCCCCCGCCTACAATGATTGGAATACGTGGCTTTTGCACTGGCGCGGGCAAAAAAGTCATCTCATTCACTTGAAAGTATTGCCCCGAATAACTGAAAGGTTCTCCACTCCACAATCCCACAATGATAGCCAGCGCCTCGTCCAGCATCTTCGCCCGTTCCTTCGCCTCTCTCACCTCATGGACGCGACTGAAACCGGCCTCACCAGCATCACCCGAACCCACACCCAGCATAAAGCGCCCGTTCGACAATTCATCCAGCGCGACCGCCTCGCGAGCTACCTTCCATGGCCTTCGCCTGCTCAGCGGTGTCACCGACGTGCCTAAGCGCACTCGTTTCGTGCCAACAGTCATCGCCGCCAGCGCAATCCATGGATCGCACGTTGGCACCGCCCCATCGCTCTGATGCACAATGTAATCCTCGACAAAGACGCCATCCCATCCCGCTTCTTCCGCCAGGCACCCTAACTCGGCCAGCACTCGTGCATCCCCGCATACTCCGCCATTCGGGAGAGCAAGACCATACTGCATAGCAACCTCCTTGCAGAATAACCTGTAATACATTTGCTATAAACAGTATAGTCTGGCATCATGACATCTTCTGTCATATTTGCCTGACCCACGTGCGGGGAGAAACTTCTCCAAACATGAGTCATCCCAGCTTTTGACGAATGGGCTTGGAGAGGGCGACCACCAGGATGCGCCCTTACTATGACCGCGAAGCTTTCTTGTAAGGGATCGTCTCATAGTAAGGGCGACCACCAGGGTGCGCCCTCTGCCCTGGCCTCTGCCGCGAATTCGGGACTGAAACTAGGCGATAGTCTGCCCCGGCGTCATTTCGATCACCTCGACGCTTTCCAGGCCCAGTTTGCCCAACTCGTCCTTCAATTGTGCTGGCGTGCCGATCAGAATGGGGAAGGTGCCGTAGTGCATGGGAATGACATGCTTCACGCCCAGCAAACGTACCGCCAGCGCTGCCCCTTTCGGCCCCATCGTATAGAAATCGCCGATGGGCAGCATGGCAATATCAGGCGCGTACAGCTCGCGAATCAATTGCATATCTCCAAAAGCGCAGGTATCGCCCGCATGGTACAACTTGAGACCGTTCTCCAACTCGATCACATAGCCGACCGGCTCGCCTCCATACACCGTCTCCTCTCCCTGGCCGCTGATACCCGAAGAGTGGAATGCCGGAGTCATGGAAACGGTAATCCCCTGCACGTTCACGCTGCCCCCGATATTGAAGCCCACCACATTTTCGACGCCCTGCGAGCTGATCCAGCCCGCGGTCTCCACCATAGCCAGCACCTGGGCATGAAACTTCTGCGCGATCGGTACGACATCATTGATGTGATCAGAATGCCCATGCGTGACCAGGATCATATCCACTTTATCGAGCTGCCTGGCTTCAGCCGGGCTCTTCGGATTCCCCTCAATCCAGGGGTCAATCAAAATCACCTTGTTCTGCGGTGTTGTCACCTTGAATGTGGCATGTCCTAACCACGTGATCTGTGTTCCATTAAGTTGTGCCATACTACTTCCTCCTTTGGTATAGTAATCTCGTCCCTGCCCGCACTGGCAAAGACATGCTGCGAAATATCAATGACGCTCTGCCCCATCACCAGCGCCAGCGTGAAAATCGAATCGACCGGCGACTTGCCAGACTCAGGAAAAGCCCTGTAGGGACAGCGGCTTGTCCCTGTTCGCCTCGGGGCAAAGGGACAGGCACCAGGCCCTGTCCCTACAGGGCATTCCAAACGAATTGGTTCAAGTCCATGATTGGGGTCATATTTTGCGTCAATAAATAAAGTAAATCACATATTGCCGGTGGTTGTCACGTATACCTCTACGGATGTGCAAGATTTCCTGGTCTTCCAGGAAGCTCGCTCAATCATCGGGCAGGAAGGAATTGTGCAGCGTTCCTGTTCATAGTGCTTCCATTCCGCGGTCCGCGGCGACCTGACCGTCTTGCAACGGCGCATCCAGGAATTCAGTGAGCATTGGCAACAGGTAGCTCCGCGTCATGATTCCATGATAGGGAGGTGCCCAGCCCACATGCGTCGTGGCCGGAAGGATCGCGAGCGAGGATCGCGGCAGGCCGGCCAGATCGCCGTCTCCCTGACTACCGCCTAGCAGAGCAAAGAGTTCCAGCACGTGTGCCAGGCGCACGCCATCCGCATCCCCCACCAGGATCAGGGTGGGAGCTTTGATCCCTGCCACACCTGCTGTCCAATCATAGTCGGATGTCACCAGCTGCCTCACCTTCGCAACGAAGCCTGGCCAGCCCTCAGGCCTCGGCGAGGTTCGCAGATAAGCATCGTGGATGGGCGTTCCGGCAAACCCTTCAGGGCTTATCGCGCTCATAGCCACCAGGTCTTCAGGGTACCAGCCATCCCTTTTGAAAGCGGTCGAAGCAACCACCAGTTTCCGTACCACCTCTGGATGCCGGATGGCTGTTTGCAGCGCGACCCCACCTCCCAGGGAATAGCCGAAAATATCCGCCTTGTCCAGGCCGAGATGCCTGATCAGGGCCGCGATGTCGTCTGCCAGCCACTCGTAGCTCAATGGACGGCCGATATCGGCGGTATGCCCGTGTCCTTGCAGTTCCACGGCGATGACGCGCCGCGTTGCGGCAAGCTGCGGCACCAGTTCCCCCATCGCCTCAATAGTCCCGAAGGAGCCGGGAATCATCACCAGTGGCTCCCCGCTTCCATGAAGCTCGTAGTAGAGTTCCAGACCGTTGACCGGCGCGTAATTGCCTCTCTGGTCCTTGTTAGTAGTCATGCGAATCATTCCTTTTCAATGATTTGTACTGTCAGTATGTATGTCGGCACATTATGGATAATCACCGGTAATCACCGACTTGTCCTCTCCAATAAAATAGCATACTATAGTAGAAAACCTTTTCACAGGAACTAATATGTCTATACATTGGGAGAGAAGAAAACCATGGACATTCCTGTAGAGCAAATCAATCAGCTATTCGAACCCTATGACCCACAGCATTTATTGCTCCTCTGGACTGTCATGACCGTTTTCCTATTGATGGTCGCTATCATCGTAAGCGCCAGCGGCATCTATCCTACGCGCAGGAACTTCTGGCAGGTTGAACTGCTTGTCCTGGCCGGTGCTTATCTACTGAGCGCGGCCGGCTTTCTCTTATTTCACGTCAATGCTATATTTACCATCATGGCCGCCGTGTGTATCGCCTTTGTAATGCTCGGAGACGTGGGTCATAAAGAAAAGAATCCCTCTGCGGATGAGTATAGTGCTATGCTCTCTTCAAATAACCCCCTTCATTCAGACCCCGAACCCTGATAGATCACTCAATCGTCACTTTCGTATCCACAATCTCGCGCTGCCGGTACTCAGCGACCGGCCCATCAAGCGTTACAGTCTTCTCATCTCGTATATCAATGGAAGAGCCTCCAATGCTGAAAGTGAAATCTCCAGGCTCAGTCACAAACCGCATGCACGCATCATAGAAGGCGAGCCGCGATGGATGTACGCTAAATATTACTTGCCGCGTCTGTCCAGGTGCGAGAGCAACGCGCGCGAAACCGAGCAACATGCGCTGGGGACGCGCAACGGAAGCAACCACATCTCGATAATATAATTGTACTACCTCCTCACCCGCGCGCTCACCGCTGTTACCTACTTGAATCGAGACCTCGATCGGTTCAGTCGTCGTCTTCGCCTGTATGCGAAGATTGCTATAGACAAAGCTGGTATAGCTCAAACCATGCCCGAAGGCAAATAGCGGGGTTACCGGAGAATCGGTATAATCGCCGAAGAACATCACGTGATCGCCTCCGGCGCGTGTAGCGGCATAGTTTGGAATCTGCCCCACCGAGCGAGGAATGCTCACCGGCAAGCGACCGCTGGGATTCACTCTCCCGGTCAATACATCGGCCAGCCCGTTGCCACCCTCTTCTCCGGGGGGAAATAGCTGTAGCAGCGCGTTGGCTCTGCCGGCAATCTCTGTAAGCGTATGGACGCGCCCGCTGAGTACCACCACTACAACAGGTGTCCCCGTACTCGCAATCGCCTCGACCAGTTCCTCCTGCACACCGGTAAGATCGAGGCGAGTTGCGTCGTTCCCCTCGCCAACCGTCGCTGAACGCAGCAGACCGCTTCGTCCGGCGACCACAACGATTGCCAGTTCCGAATCGCGCGCCACTTTCACCGCTTCAACCAAGCCGCTGAGGTCGTCGCCCAGCACCTCACAACCCTTAGCGTAGCGCACCTCTACATCCTCCCCTAATGCTGCCCGCAGGCCGGCCAGCGGCGTAACATGTGGCGCGAAATATGGACCCGGCGCATAACTCCCGCGCGCTTTTGGAACGACCAGCCCCGTAGCCTCGAGATTTTCTGGCGCCTGGTAAATCATCTCAAGGTGCGAAGGATAGTGGTAATCGCCTTGCAGAAGCCGTTCGTCGTCCGCGCCCGGTCCGATAACCGCGATGCGCTTCACAGTAGGAGCAATTGGCAGCACTCCATCATTGCTCAGCAAAATGATCGACTCGGCAGCACCTTGACGGGCCAATGCGCGCTGTTCGGAAGTTTGAAAAACCGCGCCGGCAGCCTGCTCGTCAACATAGGGATTCTCGAAGAGTCCAAGCAGGAATTTGAGGCGCAGTACACGCCGCACCGCTGTATCAACAGCCCCAAGCGATACTCGTCCCGCCTCGATCTCAGCCCGCAATGGCGCCCCATAGCAGTCCATCGTTGGCAGTTCCATATCAAGCCCGGCCTGCAGAGCCATGCGAGCCGCCTCTCCAGGCGTTGCCGCCACATGATGGTGATCCATCAGCATCCTGACAGCCCCATAGTCCGCGACGACGACGCCATCAAAGCCCAGTTCCTCACGTAGCAAGTCATTCAGGATCGCAGGGCTTCCCGCGCAGGGAAGGCCGTCGACGGAAGTATAGGAGTTCATGACTGTAGCAAGTCCGGCATTGCGAATCACAGCGGCGAAAGGTTCGGCGTAGGTCTCCCGCAGCTCGCGTGGGCCTAGCTGGACAGGACCCCAGTTGCGCCCGCCTTCCGATAGAGCATAGCCAAGGAAGTGTTTCCCCGTAGCCGCGACTCCATTGGCAAGATCATTGCCCTGAAGCCCCTGAACGTAGGCTGTCCCTATTATCCCGGAAAGTACCGGGTCTTCGCCATAGGATTCCTCTACTCGTCCCCAGCGCGGGTCGCGTGCCACGTCCAGCACCGGAGCAAGCGCGTGCCGGGCGCCAACCGCCATCATCTGAGCACGGATGACCTCCGCCATTTGCTTCACAAGGGCGGGGTTCCACGTCGCGGCCAGCCCTATCCCCTGCGGAAATGTCGTCGCATCGCGATGGCAGAATCCGCCCGCGGACTCCTCATGAACGATGACAGGAATGCCAAGCCGCGTTTGTTCGACGGCAACACGTTGAATAGCGTTCATGAATGCCGCGCTTTCTCGCGGGCGCAGTCCCGTCGAGGCTCCAATGCGCGTAACTTGCCCAATGCCATGCGGCATCTTCTCGATGATCGTATCGGGATCAAGAACGCCCGTACTGACGAAAGCAGTACTCCACAGGCAGCCGAGTTGGGCCAGCTTCTCGTCGAGCGTCATCAGCGCCAGTAAGCTCTCGACTCGCTCCTCGACGGAAGCGCTCGCGTCGCGATAGGACAATGTAGTCAAATTTGAACTCCTCGTTATTTACTAAAGCCAGCAATCAGGCCGCTGAGTAACTGACGCCTCCCGAAAATGTACAGCAGGATGATGGGGACGGCGGAAAGGAAAACTGCCGCCAGGATTGCCGGTACATCGGTGGTAAACTGCCCCTGGAAGTTCCAGAGCGCCAGTGGCAGCACTCGCACATCCGGGCTTTGCGTCAACACGAGCGGGAACAGGAAACCGTTCCAGATCTGGATGGTCTCATAAATGATGACTGTGATCAATGCCGGTCGGCTCAGGGGAAGGACCAGCCCGCGTAAAATTCTAAAATCACTGGCCCCATCCAGAATCATCGACTCGTACAGCTCTTTCGGAATATCCCGGATGTACGTCACCAGCACAAGCACTGAGAGAGGAATACCGAAAGCCACCGAAGGGAGTATCAGCGCAAACAGCGTATCGTACAGGTGCATGTCACTAATCAGCGCGTAGATTGGTATAATCGTCGCTTGCAAGGGAATCGCCAGCCCTAATAAAAACAGGCGAAACAATACTTGCGTGAAGCGATTGCGAATCCGCGAAATGGCATAAGCCGCGAAAAGGGAGACGGCGACAATCAGCACAACACTGATAACCGTGACGAAAACGGAATTGGCGAAGTAAAGGCCAAAATCATTCTCCAGCGCATTCTGGTAATTCGCCAGCGTCGGATGCGCGGGCGGCAGCCAGGGGATATCGGTG
This sequence is a window from Ktedonobacteraceae bacterium. Protein-coding genes within it:
- a CDS encoding isocitrate/isopropylmalate family dehydrogenase, with protein sequence MIPKLFARKEPLALPPTVCVVAGDDAAPEVMHPAVETLRLLAPGICFTGALSGREALERFGDAFPKETREAIDSADCTLFGASGGPSRPVLWYLRWGKETYVNIRPVRWYPGYNSPMGHPERIDYVIVRDNLEGMYPPREGNLAELAALPSSTTWWQAPPLEKRGSYAVRIYTEEQMHRMAVAACELALYRQVNGYPGRVTLGAKYSILPRTDGRLREIVRETVHSYPGLSYQEFLIDDLARRMIAEPETLDVVVLSNEHGDILADAASGSIGGLGLSPSACCGEYYAYFEPVHGSAPDIAGKGIINPTAMLLSGAMLLDYLGYSEEARRLERAIQQVYHEGEVLTRDQRGNAGTMEFVEAVRKHLD
- a CDS encoding LLM class flavin-dependent oxidoreductase, whose amino-acid sequence is MQYGLALPNGGVCGDARVLAELGCLAEEAGWDGVFVEDYIVHQSDGAVPTCDPWIALAAMTVGTKRVRLGTSVTPLSRRRPWKVAREAVALDELSNGRFMLGVGSGDAGEAGFSRVHEVREAKERAKMLDEALAIIVGLWSGEPFSYSGQYFQVNEMTFLPAPVQKPRIPIIVGGGWPLKGPSLRAARYDGCCLYKQHGSGDFSDWTPDEVRELKSFIESHRSEQQRAKSYEVMLGGRSRGDDWEQDRALIKSLAEAGATWWVEYVPAGELDEMREGVRRGPLRVE
- a CDS encoding [LysW]-lysine hydrolase, whose product is MISTIELENTYTTGVYSKRPIAIVRGSGAVVWDEEGREYIDCAAGHGVANIGHGRPEIAAALAAQAHRLITCPEIVYNDMRARLLERLANLAPRGLDHIFLCNSGTEAIEGAFKFARLATGRPGIIATLRGFHGRTMGSLSATWEPHYREPFAPLVPDITHIRYNDLAAAEATINEQTAAVIIELVQGEGGVHVANGEYVRSLASLCHERGALLIIDEVQTGFGRTGRLFACDHYDLRPDILCLAKSLAGGIPMGAICLGPRVMESGRITRGVHGSTFGGNPLACAAALATLDIIEQEALPERATILGEHALERLRAIPNPLIREVRGRGLLIGIELTRRAQPYLEKLTERGVIALLAGPNVIRLLPPLVITLEQLDRVLDVVEEVVTTQPVGASAVMDAERGSLLRSGELGDRSLDSHHIVLETEEAGLDASLTNPAISLLHNMLTIPSYSGQESALARYLVEQAQQMGLHATVDETGNFIASTHPLDCDTHQQPIILLGHMDTVRGYIPVRLQDGVLYGRGAVDAKGPLAAFICAAARIANDIPGDSIHHPIIVIGAVEEESATSRGARAVLERYQPIACIIGEPSGSQAVTIGYKGRLLVEYSLSRPVHHSASQQSNSSETAITFWNRVHNHAIEWNEQHSSHSAFAALMPSLRSINSSQDGLEEHTRLLIGYRLPPDYDIAGLREMLEQWAREDDASINFHGEEAAFQSTRATPLARAFISAIRAAGGQAIFKHKTGTSDMNVVGPIWGQNIVAYGSGDSRLDHTPQEHIQISEYLQAIDIVQRVLGELALRKETLL
- a CDS encoding glyoxalase superfamily protein; this encodes MTNMQMKLELVIVPVSDVDRAKAFYTEKIGFNADYDFQVREGLRFVQLTPPGSACSIAIGDGITDMQPGSQKGLQMVVEDVRAIREELLKRGTEVSEVDVQDWGHFVYFNDPDGNRWSLQQLPRRG
- a CDS encoding 3-isopropylmalate dehydratase large subunit, whose amino-acid sequence is MGTLTEEIFSRKAGRTVEQGETVVVDVDHVMSHDTTTPLAIQAFRKLSQQNGGRVFDARRSHIVFDHIIPAATIQAATLHRDVRTFAREQDIAILQEGICHQVMPERGYVVPGDIIVGADSHTCTYGALGAFATGMGSTDIGVAYATGRAWFRIPTTINVRLSGALPHGVYTKDVTFEIVRRIGVDGANYRAIEYTGDFIENCSVSERLTLCNMAIEMGGKAGLVAADETTREWLRGRTERDYPMLRPRNPRYESIVEIDVSTLQPMIACPPDVNNVVPVESVEHVKIDQVFLGTCTNGRLDDLAIAARILQGRTIHPETRMVVIPASREVYLEAMRLGYLETFAQAGASIGTPGCGPCIGRHFGVLAPGERALTTMNRNFTGRMGDPTAEIYLGSPASVAATALTGHITDPRNFV
- a CDS encoding 3-isopropylmalate dehydratase small subunit, yielding MGRIWKLGDNVNTDVIIPGRYNVTTDRAQLARYCLCEVLPEFAQQVRAGDIVMAGHNFGCGSSREHAPAAIQACGVQVVIARSFARIFYRNAVNIGLPVLICEEAVLNSADEQEMEVDLARGIISNRTTGQIFQAEPLDPFVARIVAAGGIIEYIRQEGTLR
- a CDS encoding metal-dependent hydrolase, which translates into the protein MAQLNGTQITWLGHATFKVTTPQNKVILIDPWIEGNPKSPAEARQLDKVDMILVTHGHSDHINDVVPIAQKFHAQVLAMVETAGWISSQGVENVVGFNIGGSVNVQGITVSMTPAFHSSGISGQGEETVYGGEPVGYVIELENGLKLYHAGDTCAFGDMQLIRELYAPDIAMLPIGDFYTMGPKGAALAVRLLGVKHVIPMHYGTFPILIGTPAQLKDELGKLGLESVEVIEMTPGQTIA